One Rossellomorea aquimaris DNA window includes the following coding sequences:
- a CDS encoding DUF2892 domain-containing protein — MKVSSNIGIINALIRITVGFTILAWSTSKLARRPWRDSYLVMAVIGAMKVGEGILRYCPVTALFEKGSDGNGGSGGFAGFKAKDMMNFKDMLKSDKSTDHKDHHPTNEHKQDPLDNTNKETNFNPEELTNKEVQAALNGDNKEGTDLLS; from the coding sequence ATGAAAGTATCATCAAACATCGGGATTATCAATGCCCTTATCCGCATCACCGTTGGTTTCACAATTCTCGCTTGGAGCACATCAAAGCTTGCAAGACGTCCTTGGCGAGACTCTTATCTCGTGATGGCTGTTATCGGTGCCATGAAAGTAGGAGAAGGAATTCTTCGCTACTGCCCTGTTACAGCCCTTTTTGAAAAAGGCTCAGATGGAAATGGTGGAAGCGGTGGATTTGCTGGCTTCAAAGCGAAGGATATGATGAACTTTAAAGACATGCTGAAATCCGACAAATCAACAGATCACAAAGATCACCACCCAACAAACGAACACAAACAAGACCCCCTGGACAACACAAACAAAGAAACCAACTTCAACCCCGAAGAACTCACCAACAAAGAAGTCCAGGCTGCATTAAATGGGGATAATAAGGAAGGGACGGACCTTCTTTCTTAG
- a CDS encoding adenine deaminase C-terminal domain-containing protein — translation MEQRYRWKNKQLREHVQVLNGEISPSILLKNATYLHSTLKKWVQGHIWVYLDRIVYTGDQLPENLEKCEIVDCDSQYLVPGYIEPHVHPFQLYNPQSFSKYASQTGTTTFVNDNLMMFLQLEKKKAFSLLGEFNKMPVTMYWWTRFDSQTEMENEEVTFSNGEVKSWLEHDSVLQGGELTAWPRLLQGDDLILHWMQEAKRMGKIVEGHLPGASDKTIAKLRLLGIDGDHEAMTGEDVYKRLIQGLTVTLRHSSIRPDLPVLLDGLKEKGIDSYDSLLFTTDGSTPGFYEQGVLDFMIKMAIDKGIPPIEAYNMASYNVANYYHITHLHGMIATGRVANINFLSAIDNPTPNSVLSKGEWVQRDGEQIEDSTEINWEANGFKPLSLNWEVGYDDLQFSMPFGIEMVNDVITKPYSISINPSTEELDLAHDQSFLMLLDRKGEWRISTMIKGFSTGVMGFASSYSNTGDIILIGKNKSDMIAAFKRMKEIGGGIVLTEKGEVLHEIPLPLSGLLSHKGMPDLIEEEKTLKGLLKERGYRFSDPIYTLLFLQSTHLPYIRMTQKGIYDVMKKTVLFPTIMR, via the coding sequence TTGGAACAGCGCTACAGATGGAAGAACAAACAACTACGAGAACATGTACAAGTACTGAACGGAGAAATATCTCCGAGCATTCTTTTAAAGAATGCAACGTACCTTCACTCGACTCTAAAGAAATGGGTGCAGGGACACATTTGGGTTTACCTTGATCGAATTGTTTATACAGGCGATCAGCTCCCGGAAAACCTTGAAAAATGCGAAATAGTGGACTGTGACTCACAGTACCTCGTTCCCGGATATATCGAACCGCATGTACATCCGTTTCAGCTTTATAATCCCCAATCTTTTTCCAAGTATGCATCCCAAACCGGTACAACGACATTCGTAAATGATAACCTGATGATGTTTTTGCAATTGGAAAAAAAGAAAGCGTTTTCTTTATTGGGGGAGTTTAATAAAATGCCCGTCACGATGTATTGGTGGACAAGATTCGATTCTCAAACGGAGATGGAGAATGAAGAGGTAACCTTTTCAAATGGTGAAGTGAAATCATGGCTGGAACATGACTCCGTGCTTCAGGGAGGAGAACTGACCGCCTGGCCGAGACTGCTCCAGGGAGATGATCTGATTCTCCACTGGATGCAGGAAGCGAAAAGAATGGGCAAGATCGTTGAAGGACATCTGCCGGGAGCATCTGACAAAACCATTGCCAAGCTTCGTTTATTGGGAATTGATGGTGATCATGAGGCCATGACGGGTGAAGATGTCTATAAGCGGCTTATTCAAGGGCTGACCGTCACATTGCGCCACTCCTCCATCAGACCGGATTTGCCCGTCCTATTAGACGGGTTAAAAGAAAAGGGCATCGATTCATATGATTCCTTGCTGTTTACAACGGACGGATCGACACCGGGCTTTTATGAACAAGGTGTATTGGATTTCATGATAAAAATGGCGATTGATAAGGGCATACCCCCAATAGAAGCATATAATATGGCTAGCTACAACGTCGCCAATTACTATCACATCACTCATTTACATGGGATGATCGCTACTGGCAGAGTGGCTAATATTAACTTCCTTTCGGCAATTGATAACCCAACTCCGAATTCCGTTCTCTCAAAAGGGGAGTGGGTACAGAGAGATGGCGAACAAATAGAAGATTCCACAGAAATAAATTGGGAAGCAAACGGATTTAAACCATTATCCCTGAATTGGGAAGTGGGCTATGATGACCTTCAGTTTTCCATGCCTTTTGGAATTGAAATGGTGAACGATGTCATCACCAAGCCTTATTCCATATCCATCAATCCATCCACGGAGGAGCTCGATCTTGCTCATGATCAATCGTTCCTCATGCTTCTGGATCGAAAGGGAGAATGGAGAATCAGCACTATGATCAAAGGATTCTCAACGGGAGTCATGGGGTTTGCTTCTTCGTATTCGAATACAGGGGACATCATCTTAATTGGTAAAAACAAGTCAGATATGATTGCTGCCTTTAAACGAATGAAGGAAATCGGTGGCGGAATTGTTTTGACGGAGAAGGGTGAAGTCCTTCACGAAATACCACTTCCATTAAGCGGCCTGCTTTCTCATAAAGGGATGCCAGACCTTATTGAAGAAGAAAAAACACTTAAAGGTTTGTTAAAAGAAAGAGGATATCGCTTCTCGGATCCCATTTATACACTGCTATTCCTTCAGTCTACCCATCTGCCTTATATACGGATGACACAAAAGGGAATCTATGATGTAATGAAGAAAACGGTACTCTTTCCAACGATAATGCGTTAA
- the purH gene encoding bifunctional phosphoribosylaminoimidazolecarboxamide formyltransferase/IMP cyclohydrolase, with product MKKRALISVSDKSGVIEFAKELKSLGYEIISTGGTKKLLLESDVDVMGVEEVTGFPEILEGRVKTLHPNIHGGLLAKRGEESHRQQLQEQGIEGIDLVCVNLYPFQQTIAKPNVGVEEAIENIDIGGPTMLRAAAKNHQYVTVVVDALDYDEVISELKVQGELSLEKRRKLAAKVFRHTAAYDAFIAEYMTDISGEENPERFTRTYELKQTLRYGENPHQQASFYRAPLGSEFSVAMTRQLHGKELSYNNINDANAALQIVKEFTEPAAVAVKHMNPCGVGVGSTINEAFSKAYEADSTSIFGGIVALNRIVDEETAKQLHEIFLEIVIAPAFSDEAFEILSSKKNIRLLTVPFESTNKIERKITTVEGGLLVQADDTFTLDDADLRVVTKRQPTEEEWASMKLGWKVVKHVKSNAIVVTDAHMTVGVGAGQMNRVGAANIALEQAGEKAKGAAMASDAFFPMDDTVEAAAKAGVTAIIQPGGSIRDEDSIKKADQHGITMVFTGIRHFKH from the coding sequence TTGAAAAAGAGAGCATTAATCAGTGTTTCAGATAAAAGTGGAGTAATCGAATTTGCTAAAGAATTAAAGTCACTTGGGTACGAGATCATTTCGACAGGTGGAACAAAGAAGCTTCTTCTGGAAAGTGACGTTGACGTTATGGGTGTAGAAGAAGTAACAGGTTTCCCGGAAATACTAGAGGGACGCGTTAAAACACTTCACCCCAATATCCACGGTGGACTCCTCGCAAAACGCGGTGAAGAAAGTCATCGCCAGCAGCTTCAGGAACAAGGAATCGAAGGAATCGACCTGGTATGTGTCAACCTTTATCCATTTCAACAAACTATCGCTAAGCCAAATGTCGGTGTAGAGGAAGCAATCGAGAATATCGATATCGGCGGTCCAACGATGCTGAGAGCGGCAGCAAAAAATCATCAATATGTAACGGTGGTAGTCGATGCGCTTGACTATGATGAAGTCATTTCGGAGTTGAAGGTTCAAGGGGAATTATCATTAGAAAAACGCCGTAAGCTGGCGGCTAAAGTGTTCCGTCATACAGCTGCTTACGATGCGTTCATTGCTGAATATATGACAGACATTTCAGGGGAAGAAAATCCTGAGCGTTTTACAAGAACCTACGAGTTAAAACAAACACTGCGTTATGGGGAGAACCCTCATCAGCAGGCTTCTTTCTACCGTGCGCCACTTGGCTCTGAATTCTCTGTAGCCATGACAAGACAGCTTCATGGAAAAGAGCTTTCCTATAATAATATTAATGATGCGAATGCTGCACTTCAAATTGTGAAAGAGTTTACGGAACCGGCCGCTGTTGCAGTTAAGCATATGAATCCGTGTGGAGTCGGCGTCGGCTCGACAATCAATGAAGCCTTCTCGAAAGCATATGAAGCAGATTCTACATCCATTTTTGGAGGGATTGTCGCTCTGAACCGCATCGTGGATGAAGAAACAGCCAAGCAGCTTCATGAAATTTTCTTGGAGATCGTCATTGCTCCTGCTTTTAGCGACGAAGCATTTGAGATTCTTTCAAGCAAGAAGAATATCCGTTTATTGACGGTTCCTTTTGAATCCACAAACAAAATTGAGCGAAAGATAACCACGGTTGAAGGTGGATTGCTTGTTCAGGCGGATGACACATTCACCCTCGATGATGCGGATCTGAGAGTGGTAACAAAACGTCAGCCAACGGAAGAAGAGTGGGCAAGCATGAAATTAGGTTGGAAAGTTGTGAAGCACGTGAAATCCAACGCAATCGTTGTAACGGATGCTCATATGACGGTGGGAGTAGGGGCAGGACAAATGAACCGCGTAGGAGCTGCAAACATAGCCCTCGAGCAAGCAGGTGAAAAAGCAAAAGGGGCAGCGATGGCATCTGACGCATTCTTCCCAATGGACGACACCGTAGAAGCAGCAGCCAAAGCAGGCGTAACAGCCATCATACAGCCAGGAGGCTCCATCCGGGACGAAGACTCCATCAAAAAAGCCGACCAACACGGCATAACCATGGTCTTCACCGGAATCCGCCACTTCAAACATTAA
- a CDS encoding EYxxD motif small membrane protein: MFWEYLTDMSYVLFSLIGGIIAIAFVYVRRTRKRRVR; this comes from the coding sequence ATGTTTTGGGAATATTTAACGGATATGTCGTATGTGTTGTTTTCCCTGATTGGCGGCATTATTGCCATTGCTTTTGTTTATGTTCGCAGAACTAGGAAGAGACGTGTTCGATAG
- the purD gene encoding phosphoribosylamine--glycine ligase, translating to MKVLVIGRGGREHAICKKLAESESVTEVFCAPGNAGIASVATNLPYSESDVNDLIAFAKKEHIAYTFVGPENPLLDGIVNRFQNEGLHIFGPTKEAAIIEGSKSFSKELMKKYNIPTAKYEVFTRVEKAIEYVKEVGAPIVVKADGLAAGKGVVVAETEEEAISALEEMLLDEKFGEASSKVVVEECLFGEEFSLMAFVHGESVYPMVIAQDHKRAFDGDQGPNTGGMGAYSPVPHISDDVVQESISTVLYPTAKAMVKENRSFTGILYAGLMLTSEGPKVIEFNARFGDPETQVVLPRLSSDFGLVVKDMIEGKPVQLEWSQDAVIGVVLAADGYPGDYAKGIALPNLEESMGEETLVYHAGTEQNDEAALVSNGGRVLLVASSAASVEKAQAKVYKELDKVDWNGLFYRRDIGKKAIEHVSS from the coding sequence ATGAAAGTACTTGTTATCGGTCGCGGTGGTCGCGAGCATGCGATATGTAAGAAGTTAGCGGAAAGTGAAAGTGTGACAGAGGTGTTCTGTGCACCCGGAAATGCAGGTATTGCAAGCGTTGCGACGAATCTTCCATACAGTGAATCCGATGTAAATGATCTCATTGCTTTTGCCAAAAAAGAGCATATCGCTTATACCTTTGTAGGTCCTGAAAACCCATTATTGGATGGTATCGTAAATCGCTTCCAGAATGAGGGCCTGCACATATTTGGACCGACCAAAGAAGCGGCCATCATAGAAGGAAGCAAATCGTTTTCTAAGGAATTAATGAAAAAGTATAATATTCCAACGGCTAAATATGAAGTGTTCACAAGAGTTGAGAAAGCAATCGAATATGTAAAAGAAGTTGGCGCTCCGATTGTCGTGAAGGCGGATGGATTGGCAGCAGGCAAGGGCGTTGTGGTTGCTGAAACAGAAGAAGAAGCAATCAGTGCATTGGAAGAAATGCTTCTTGATGAAAAATTTGGTGAAGCTTCTTCTAAAGTGGTAGTGGAAGAGTGTCTGTTTGGGGAAGAGTTTTCTTTGATGGCCTTCGTACATGGTGAATCCGTTTATCCGATGGTGATTGCACAGGACCATAAGCGTGCTTTCGATGGAGATCAGGGACCAAATACAGGCGGAATGGGGGCGTATTCTCCGGTACCTCATATTTCGGACGATGTCGTGCAAGAATCGATTTCAACTGTTCTTTATCCGACGGCTAAGGCGATGGTAAAGGAGAATCGCTCGTTTACCGGCATTCTTTACGCAGGCCTGATGCTCACAAGTGAAGGTCCAAAGGTCATCGAATTCAATGCGCGATTTGGCGATCCGGAAACCCAGGTCGTACTGCCGCGTTTATCTTCTGACTTTGGTCTTGTTGTGAAAGACATGATTGAAGGGAAGCCTGTGCAATTAGAATGGTCACAAGATGCTGTTATTGGAGTTGTATTAGCGGCTGATGGCTATCCAGGTGATTATGCAAAAGGAATAGCCCTTCCGAACCTTGAAGAGTCAATGGGTGAAGAAACCCTCGTATACCATGCTGGAACCGAGCAGAATGATGAAGCTGCCCTTGTTTCAAATGGTGGGAGAGTGTTACTTGTAGCTTCTTCTGCAGCTTCTGTGGAAAAAGCGCAGGCTAAAGTGTATAAAGAATTAGACAAGGTGGATTGGAATGGTTTGTTCTACAGAAGAGATATCGGGAAGAAAGCTATCGAACACGTCTCTTCCTAG
- the purN gene encoding phosphoribosylglycinamide formyltransferase, giving the protein MRQIAIFASGSGSNFQALVDAVQGGTLKANIKLLVCDQPGAFVIHRAQSAGIATFVFRPKDYENKQAFEQEILNELAHLGVDFIVLAGYMRLIGPTLLESFGGRIVNIHPSLLPSFPGKDAIGQAIDGGVKITGVTIHYVDAGMDTGEIIAQEIVRVTTGETKQSLQDKIQHVEHHLYPTTLNHLFLTTGY; this is encoded by the coding sequence ATGAGACAGATTGCCATTTTTGCATCAGGAAGCGGAAGTAATTTTCAAGCATTGGTAGATGCTGTTCAAGGTGGAACACTGAAAGCGAATATTAAACTTCTTGTATGTGACCAGCCGGGAGCGTTCGTGATTCACCGCGCCCAATCAGCAGGGATTGCGACATTCGTCTTTCGTCCAAAAGATTACGAAAACAAGCAGGCATTTGAACAGGAAATCCTAAATGAGCTGGCTCATTTGGGTGTTGATTTTATTGTATTAGCAGGGTATATGAGATTGATTGGTCCTACCTTACTGGAAAGCTTCGGAGGACGGATCGTGAATATTCACCCTTCTCTTCTCCCATCCTTTCCAGGGAAGGATGCCATAGGGCAAGCCATCGATGGCGGAGTGAAGATCACCGGCGTCACGATTCACTATGTAGACGCCGGAATGGATACAGGCGAAATAATCGCACAGGAAATCGTCCGGGTCACCACTGGTGAAACCAAACAATCACTTCAGGACAAAATCCAGCACGTCGAACACCACCTGTATCCAACCACCCTCAACCACCTCTTCCTTACCACAGGCTACTAA
- a CDS encoding YerC/YecD family TrpR-related protein, producing MQINKLRGKELDQLFNAVLSLQDLEECYRFFDDLCTINEIQSLAQRLEVARMLQDGKTYHKIETETGASTATISRVKRCLNYGNDAYELVLDRVHQEEK from the coding sequence ATGCAAATAAATAAACTAAGAGGCAAGGAGTTGGATCAGTTATTCAATGCTGTTCTATCTCTACAAGATCTTGAAGAGTGTTATCGTTTCTTCGATGACCTTTGCACAATCAATGAAATTCAATCTCTTGCTCAGCGCCTTGAAGTAGCTCGTATGCTGCAGGATGGGAAAACATATCATAAGATTGAAACCGAAACAGGTGCAAGCACCGCAACCATTTCCCGTGTGAAGCGTTGCTTAAACTACGGAAATGATGCCTACGAGCTGGTATTGGACCGTGTGCATCAGGAAGAGAAATAA
- a CDS encoding DUF3048 domain-containing protein, with protein sequence MLKRALIIALSSFTLVACSSDKEIKKESDKEAATPVETGVETEEKTQSPLTGDVQEKESTTRAVAVMVNNHPKARPQSGLSKADIVYEVLAEGDVTRFLAIYHSQKPKEIGPVRSARDYYVELAKGYDSLYVAHGYSPEAQEMLTSGFIDNLNGMKYDGTLFKRASFRKAPHNSYISFEHIKEGAEQNGFDMGRPPEALNFSDKGPVSGEASQSVMISYNNNPLFNVVYDFNEEEGKYERYSNGEQTVDHDSKDPVLVENLFIVEASHKIVDDAGRRNIDFESGGNAYLIQEGKLREVQWKNVDGRILPFEDNKPVSLRKGSTWINVIPSSEGLAGSVSFQE encoded by the coding sequence ATGCTGAAAAGAGCTTTAATTATTGCTTTAAGCTCGTTTACACTTGTCGCATGTAGTTCAGATAAAGAGATAAAGAAAGAATCTGATAAAGAAGCTGCAACTCCGGTTGAGACAGGGGTAGAAACGGAAGAGAAAACCCAATCACCGTTAACAGGTGATGTACAAGAGAAAGAATCCACGACGCGAGCGGTTGCTGTCATGGTGAATAATCACCCCAAGGCGCGTCCCCAATCAGGCCTTTCAAAAGCAGACATTGTGTATGAAGTCCTGGCAGAAGGGGATGTCACTCGATTCCTGGCCATATATCATAGCCAAAAGCCAAAAGAAATCGGTCCTGTACGAAGTGCCAGAGATTACTATGTTGAGCTTGCCAAAGGATATGATAGTCTATATGTTGCACATGGATATAGTCCGGAAGCACAGGAAATGCTGACCAGCGGTTTCATTGACAATTTAAACGGCATGAAATATGATGGAACGCTGTTCAAGCGTGCAAGCTTCCGTAAGGCTCCTCATAATTCCTATATCTCCTTTGAGCATATCAAAGAGGGAGCGGAGCAGAACGGCTTTGATATGGGACGTCCGCCGGAAGCATTAAACTTTAGTGATAAAGGGCCGGTAAGCGGAGAGGCATCCCAATCGGTCATGATTTCATATAATAATAATCCGCTGTTTAACGTAGTGTATGATTTCAACGAAGAAGAGGGCAAATATGAGCGTTACTCAAATGGTGAACAGACCGTTGATCACGATTCCAAGGACCCTGTTTTAGTAGAAAATCTCTTTATAGTGGAAGCGTCTCATAAAATAGTCGACGATGCAGGCAGACGAAACATTGATTTTGAATCCGGCGGGAATGCGTACTTGATTCAAGAAGGAAAACTCCGGGAAGTTCAGTGGAAGAACGTAGATGGCAGAATTCTACCTTTTGAAGATAATAAACCTGTCAGTTTGCGAAAAGGATCTACGTGGATCAATGTCATTCCAAGTTCTGAAGGCTTGGCGGGGTCGGTATCATTTCAAGAATAG